A window from Ureaplasma parvum serovar 3 str. ATCC 27815 encodes these proteins:
- the mtnN gene encoding 5'-methylthioadenosine/S-adenosylhomocysteine nucleosidase, with translation MIGLIVALNSEIKTFFKQIKKKVYQINNIDFYLCTHQNIEFVLVFTDVGKTNASFITALLINNFKPKVILNVGSCGALNDQLQVLDIAIIDQCQYLDVNVSAFGYLKNQIPRLDKFFILDKSYNQQIKNQLIKKKLKCWIANVGSSDTFINRDNISFFYDQQIDLVDMELAAIAHVCTRMLTPLVSIKLVSDHITLPNSNQEQFNKNLSLIDKWFNEHLPSIIEAILEIY, from the coding sequence ATGATTGGTTTAATTGTGGCATTAAATAGTGAAATTAAAACCTTTTTTAAACAAATTAAAAAGAAGGTTTATCAAATTAATAATATTGATTTTTACTTGTGCACTCATCAAAATATAGAATTTGTTTTAGTTTTTACGGATGTAGGAAAAACTAATGCGAGTTTTATTACTGCATTATTAATTAATAATTTTAAACCTAAAGTGATTTTAAACGTTGGTAGTTGTGGTGCACTAAATGATCAGTTACAGGTTTTAGATATTGCCATTATTGATCAATGCCAATACTTAGATGTTAACGTTAGCGCTTTTGGTTATTTAAAAAATCAAATACCGCGTTTAGATAAATTTTTTATTTTAGATAAAAGTTATAATCAACAAATCAAAAACCAGTTAATTAAGAAAAAACTAAAATGTTGAATTGCAAATGTTGGAAGCAGTGACACATTTATTAATCGTGATAACATCTCCTTTTTTTATGATCAACAAATCGACTTAGTTGATATGGAATTAGCAGCTATTGCTCATGTATGCACGCGTATGTTAACACCACTAGTAAGTATTAAATTAGTTAGTGATCATATTACTCTTCCCAATTCCAATCAAGAACAGTTTAATAAAAACTTATCACTAATTGATAAATGATTTAATGAGCATTTACCATCCATTATTGAAGCAATTTTAGAGATCTACTAA
- the yqeH gene encoding ribosome biogenesis GTPase YqeH: MITNKKCKGCGAFLNDQINTIGYTPKINETKTNLCQRCFKLIHYNKLEKVSTNLNQSIKETINTLNFSNLQIFAVLDILDLEHTIIDELKEYQNKIIFLVNKIDLLPQRYNSELVNENVVKTLINHGFIDPKIIYVSTHSNTSLKKVMDYIKNATNKKQKSIFFGKSNVGKSSLINALLALNKIKTKLTISSYTNTTINLNKINIQEHQILDAPGVCFDENILNYVRDEDNKSIMISYGAKAINYQINPQQALMISGLVGIQYLKGQKTTFTLYVSSQLDIHRCKLENFIMNFNKRYLLAKFNYLNQDLEFVDHLITLNKDQKTNICIAGLGLLVINAHAEQICIRLPKSVGLKVAKYAII; encoded by the coding sequence ATGATAACAAATAAAAAATGTAAAGGCTGTGGAGCTTTTTTGAATGATCAAATCAATACAATTGGATATACCCCAAAAATAAATGAAACAAAAACCAATTTATGCCAACGTTGTTTTAAATTAATACACTATAATAAACTTGAAAAAGTAAGTACTAATTTAAATCAAAGTATTAAAGAGACAATTAACACTTTAAATTTTAGTAATTTACAGATTTTTGCTGTATTAGATATTTTAGATTTAGAACACACAATTATTGATGAACTAAAAGAATATCAAAATAAAATTATTTTTTTAGTTAATAAAATTGATTTATTACCTCAGCGCTACAATAGTGAATTAGTTAATGAAAATGTTGTTAAAACACTTATTAATCATGGATTTATTGATCCTAAAATTATCTATGTTTCCACACATTCTAATACCAGTTTAAAAAAAGTTATGGATTATATTAAAAATGCAACTAATAAAAAACAAAAATCCATTTTTTTTGGAAAATCAAATGTTGGTAAATCAAGTTTAATCAATGCTTTATTAGCGCTAAATAAAATTAAAACTAAACTTACAATTAGTAGTTATACTAATACAACAATTAATTTAAATAAAATTAATATACAAGAACATCAAATACTTGATGCTCCCGGAGTTTGTTTTGATGAAAACATTTTAAATTATGTACGTGATGAAGATAATAAATCAATCATGATTTCTTATGGTGCTAAAGCAATTAATTACCAAATTAATCCCCAACAAGCTCTTATGATTTCTGGATTGGTTGGAATTCAGTATTTAAAGGGTCAAAAAACAACTTTTACATTATATGTTTCATCCCAATTAGATATTCATCGTTGTAAATTAGAAAATTTTATAATGAATTTTAATAAACGATATTTATTAGCGAAGTTCAATTATCTAAATCAAGATCTTGAATTTGTTGACCATCTAATAACTTTAAATAAGGATCAAAAAACCAATATTTGTATTGCAGGCCTAGGTTTGTTAGTTATTAATGCTCATGCTGAACAAATATGTATCCGTTTACCAAAAAGTGTTGGTCTAAAAGTAGCAAAATATGCGATTATTTAA
- a CDS encoding nicotinate-nucleotide adenylyltransferase, whose product MKIILFCGAFDMVHNAHIAMAKQAMKLVNADKLIFLPSNFKFFKAINKNDNLEYEKTKLTPGHHRIAMLKIATKNLVNIEVSDYELKQINKSYTINTIEHFKQIYGSEHEYYFIMGSDNLERFKQWKDWERILKEVKIICFKRGDVCVKKSCPQKSCECESFNFFEHEILLVNDFNYNISSTEIKKRHNLTSGIDPAVLDYINEHGLYALWLLEKHLISYDNFNNLEKKVARINHCRRVAQMCVDLMNVYDKKLIDQAYCAGIYHDILKCLDEQESVAYFNEHKSELNIGDDFISWRILHSYLGAHLLQTQYGFKNQLILNAIRRHTRPFDFIKDYSELTTLDKILYCADKLEPNRREEIDQINIDYYRKLVFEDLDKAFIEVYQYQQRQRK is encoded by the coding sequence ATGAAAATCATTTTGTTTTGTGGAGCTTTTGATATGGTTCACAATGCTCATATTGCAATGGCTAAACAAGCCATGAAGTTAGTTAATGCTGACAAACTAATTTTTTTACCATCAAATTTTAAATTTTTTAAAGCAATTAATAAAAATGACAATTTAGAGTATGAAAAAACAAAATTAACACCTGGACATCATCGTATAGCCATGTTAAAAATTGCAACCAAAAATTTAGTAAATATTGAAGTAAGTGACTACGAATTAAAACAAATTAATAAATCTTATACAATCAATACCATTGAGCATTTTAAACAAATATATGGTAGTGAACATGAATATTATTTTATTATGGGTAGTGATAACTTAGAACGTTTTAAACAATGAAAAGATTGGGAACGAATTCTAAAAGAAGTTAAAATTATTTGTTTTAAACGTGGGGATGTTTGTGTTAAAAAAAGTTGCCCACAAAAAAGCTGTGAATGCGAAAGTTTTAATTTTTTCGAACATGAAATTCTTTTGGTTAATGATTTTAATTACAATATCAGTTCTACTGAAATTAAAAAACGCCATAATTTAACATCAGGAATAGATCCAGCAGTCCTTGATTATATTAATGAACATGGTTTATATGCTTTATGATTATTAGAAAAACATTTAATTTCATATGATAATTTTAATAATTTAGAAAAAAAAGTTGCACGCATCAATCATTGTCGTCGCGTTGCTCAAATGTGTGTTGATTTAATGAATGTCTATGATAAAAAACTAATTGATCAAGCTTATTGTGCGGGAATTTATCATGACATACTAAAATGTTTAGATGAACAAGAAAGTGTTGCATATTTTAATGAACATAAAAGTGAATTAAATATTGGTGATGATTTTATCTCTTGAAGAATCTTACATTCATATCTTGGTGCACATTTATTACAAACCCAATATGGTTTTAAAAATCAATTAATTTTAAATGCTATTCGTCGTCATACAAGACCTTTTGATTTTATTAAAGATTATAGTGAATTAACTACTTTAGATAAAATTCTATATTGTGCTGATAAATTAGAGCCTAACCGTAGGGAAGAAATTGATCAAATTAACATTGATTATTATCGAAAATTAGTTTTTGAAGATCTAGATAAGGCATTTATTGAAGTTTATCAATACCAACAAAGACAAAGAAAATAA
- a CDS encoding urease accessory protein UreE N-terminal domain-containing protein, translated as MIYKEIVRNIIKHPLILPEGKHYHLHKILTSKDELRKGEVSLVAENGKEYTVDLSAFVDLLVDGDCIIDDNHSLVALYFDESK; from the coding sequence ATGATTTATAAAGAAATTGTTCGTAATATTATCAAGCATCCATTAATCTTACCAGAAGGAAAACATTACCATTTACATAAAATTCTAACTTCAAAAGATGAATTACGTAAGGGTGAAGTTAGTTTAGTTGCAGAAAATGGCAAAGAATACACTGTTGATTTATCTGCATTTGTTGACTTATTAGTTGATGGTGATTGCATTATTGATGATAATCATTCACTTGTTGCTTTATACTTTGATGAAAGTAAATAA
- the parC gene encoding DNA topoisomerase IV subunit A, which translates to MSVNHQKIINTPLDNIVGESYAKYAKYIIQDRALPDIRDGLKPVQRRILYAMSELGIFYDKPYKKSARTVGEVIGKYHPHGDSSIYEAMVRMSQDWKNNLCLLDMHGNKGSIDGDNAAAMRYTEARLSKIASVMLANLKKDVVKFSPNFDDSEKEPSILPSLFPNLLINGATGIASGYATNIPPHNPNEVFDALIYRIDHPDCSVEKLIEICPAPDFPTGGEIHDLNGCANAHKTGEGKFIIRACIDFKINDNKINQIIISSIPYETNKALIIKEIEDIIYNKEVAGLIEVRDESDAKGISIIIDTKKDINLENVKNYLYKKTNLEISYNTKFIAIVHRTPTLVNLSTYLDAQINHSLDVINKVDLYDLNKILLRIEIVEGLIKCVDLIDEIIKIIRASESRQDAKNTLIQVFNFTNNQAEAIIMMRLHNLTRTDIFDLKNEWQTLQDEAKTLQERINSLQVRKNYLKQKMIEFKKTFGFERKTKLFDELVKVEINEDQMIEKQNLNLVISRDGYIKTVSKKSFESSKYDELGLKTNDILFYHNIINSHDKILIITSKAKLINLVAHKITSMRWKDVGEHLNNYVKFDANEKVIAVYIWNEQFKIDEYQLVLASRLNLIKRIELSELDINKNSKQISIMKLNDNDNLISANLIKKGHNQFIIAISKLGLALLFLVHEINCLNRLAKGIKIMKLKPNDEVSAILITPNNGYNVQLFLERGSKCFNISELKLSKRAATPTNLYPITKKVQNVLAAFLVAHENVFYLLDQQQKINPYYLSNPKPTKLDTKISIYENDQMITDVVKDCFLSDEAISDFKKINMYANEFDNEMLKINKNHDDSQLELIDEEEEKK; encoded by the coding sequence ACAGTAGGAGAAGTAATTGGTAAATATCATCCACATGGAGATTCATCAATTTATGAAGCAATGGTGAGAATGAGTCAAGATTGAAAAAATAATCTATGTTTATTAGATATGCATGGTAATAAAGGTTCAATTGATGGTGATAATGCTGCTGCAATGCGTTATACAGAAGCTCGATTATCAAAAATTGCTAGTGTAATGTTAGCCAACTTAAAAAAAGATGTTGTTAAATTTAGTCCAAACTTTGATGATAGTGAAAAAGAGCCATCAATTTTACCATCTCTTTTTCCTAATTTGTTAATCAATGGAGCAACAGGAATTGCTTCTGGTTATGCAACAAATATTCCTCCTCATAACCCTAATGAAGTTTTTGATGCTTTAATTTATCGTATTGATCATCCAGATTGTAGTGTAGAAAAACTAATTGAAATCTGTCCTGCGCCAGATTTTCCCACAGGTGGGGAAATCCACGATTTAAATGGATGTGCTAATGCTCACAAAACTGGTGAAGGTAAATTTATAATTCGTGCTTGCATTGATTTTAAAATCAATGATAATAAGATTAATCAAATTATTATTAGTTCAATCCCTTATGAAACAAACAAGGCTTTAATCATTAAAGAAATTGAAGATATTATTTATAATAAAGAAGTTGCTGGATTAATCGAAGTTCGTGATGAATCTGATGCTAAGGGAATTAGTATAATTATTGATACTAAAAAAGATATTAATTTAGAAAATGTTAAAAACTATTTATATAAAAAAACCAACTTGGAAATCAGCTATAATACAAAATTTATTGCAATTGTTCACCGAACTCCTACACTTGTAAATCTATCTACATATTTAGATGCTCAAATTAATCATAGTTTAGATGTAATTAATAAAGTCGATTTATATGATCTAAACAAAATTTTGTTACGTATTGAAATTGTTGAAGGCTTAATTAAATGCGTTGATTTAATTGATGAAATTATTAAAATTATTCGTGCTAGTGAATCGCGTCAAGATGCAAAAAATACTTTAATTCAAGTTTTTAATTTTACAAATAATCAAGCTGAAGCGATTATTATGATGCGTTTACATAATTTGACACGTACTGATATATTTGATTTAAAAAATGAATGACAAACGCTACAAGACGAAGCTAAAACGCTACAAGAACGAATAAATTCACTTCAAGTTCGCAAAAATTATTTAAAACAAAAAATGATTGAATTTAAAAAAACTTTTGGTTTTGAACGCAAAACAAAATTATTTGATGAATTAGTAAAAGTTGAAATAAACGAAGATCAAATGATCGAAAAACAAAATTTGAATTTAGTAATAAGTCGTGATGGATACATTAAAACTGTTTCTAAAAAGTCATTTGAGTCATCTAAATATGATGAATTAGGATTAAAAACTAATGATATTCTTTTTTATCATAATATCATTAATTCTCATGATAAAATCCTAATCATTACATCAAAAGCTAAATTAATTAATTTAGTTGCTCATAAAATCACTTCTATGCGGTGAAAAGATGTTGGTGAACACTTAAATAATTATGTGAAATTTGATGCTAATGAAAAAGTTATAGCTGTTTATATATGGAACGAACAATTTAAAATTGATGAATATCAATTAGTTTTGGCTTCTAGATTAAATCTAATTAAAAGAATTGAATTAAGCGAGTTGGATATAAATAAAAATAGTAAACAAATTAGCATTATGAAATTAAATGATAATGATAATTTAATCAGTGCTAATTTAATCAAAAAAGGTCATAATCAATTTATTATTGCAATTTCTAAATTAGGATTAGCCCTGCTATTTTTAGTTCATGAAATTAATTGCTTAAATCGTTTAGCTAAAGGAATTAAAATTATGAAATTAAAACCAAATGATGAGGTTAGTGCTATTTTAATTACTCCTAATAATGGTTATAATGTTCAACTTTTTTTAGAACGGGGAAGTAAGTGTTTTAATATTAGTGAATTAAAATTATCAAAACGTGCGGCCACACCAACAAATTTATATCCAATAACAAAAAAAGTGCAAAATGTTTTAGCAGCTTTTTTAGTTGCTCATGAAAATGTTTTTTATCTTTTAGATCAACAACAAAAAATAAATCCATATTACTTATCAAACCCCAAACCAACAAAACTAGATACTAAAATTAGTATCTATGAAAACGATCAAATGATCACTGATGTAGTTAAAGATTGCTTTTTAAGTGATGAAGCAATTAGTGATTTTAAAAAAATTAATATGTACGCAAATGAATTTGATAATGAAATGCTAAAAATTAATAAAAATCACGATGATTCACAATTAGAATTAATTGATGAAGAGGAAGAAAAAAAATAA